The Terriglobus roseus sequence GTTTTTTGAGGGTGCTCGACGTCGATCTTGGTTTTCAGCCGGCGCACTCTTCTGCAATCGCACTCGACTACGAAGACAGGGGTGACGCCGCGCGGCGTGCCGTGTTTGACCGCGAAGTGCTCCGTCAGATCAAAGCGATTCCGGGTGTGCAGACGGCGGCGATCACAGACTCGCTTCCCATGTCACGCAATCGCTCGTGGGGCATCTCAGCCAAGGGCAAGCATTATGAGCCAGACGAGCTCCCGGGGACGTTCGTCTACGTTGTCTCGCCTGGTTATCTGCAAGCGATCGGCATGCGCCTGACGAAGGGTCGGGACATTTCGTGGGACGATGTCGATCCCAAACAGGCAGTGGTCATCGTGAATGAAACGGTCGCTCGTTATCTCTGGCCCAACGAGGATCCAATCGACCGCATTGCACTGGTGGGAGGCTCTGAAGCTCGCGTCATCGGTGTGATTGCAGATGTGCGCGAGACTGCCGCCGAGTCGAAAGCTGGATGGCAGATGTATGTCTCCGCTGCTGCCCCGCAGTTTGGCCCATCCGACTCGCAACTGATCCTACGTTCCACTCTGCCAGTAGAGACGCTGCAACCAGCCGTTTTAGGTACGCTGCGCAGGATCAATCCTGGCCAGCCGACGGCAGACCTGAGACCGATCCAGTTGCTGGTGGATCGAGCCTCTTCACCAAGACGGTTCTTCGTCTACCTGGTGGCGATCTTCGCTGCGCTGGGACTTGTTCTTGCCGCTTTAGGGATTTACGGCGTCATCTCCTATTCCGTCACGCAGCGTACGCAGGAGATCGGCATCCGCATGGCGCTTGGCGCGACACGGCGAGACGTACAGATGGGGATTGTCTCGAAGACCTTGCGACTTGCAGCGCTCGGCATTGCCATCGGCATCGTGGCCTCTCTTGCGATCTCCTCCTTCATCGCGTCGCTCCTCTTTGGGACCACGCCGACGGATCCCGCGACTTTCACCACTATCTGCCTGCTCCTTGCGGGCGTCGCTCTGGCAGCCGGCTACATTCCGGCGAGACGCGCCTCGCGCATTGATCCGATGGTTGCGCTGCGTAATACTTAATGGGAACGAGTCTTGGGTCGAGATCAACTGCCAGCGGTTGCCATCATCTCCGGGAAGGGCTTCCACGACTGCCAAGAATCGGCTATCATAAGTTGTTCGCCCGGCCTGCGGTTTCGTGGAGCATGAGGCATTCGGGGTGGGAACCCTGAATACAGGGGCGTAAGCTCAACGGTTAAACTGTCGGTCTCCAAAACCGAACTTCTCGGTTCGAATCCGAGCGCCCCTGCCAGTTCCAAGCAGCACAACGAAGCGATATGCCGAAGGCATGTCGCGGCGTGTTTGAAGTAGAAAGCACTACCCGCAGCACAGAAGTAGCGAGAAGAGTTGAGGCAGGGGCATGGCGAAGGCAATCGCAGTAGCAGATGAGACCGGTGTGGATCGCGCACGGGGTCAGTGGGACAAGCTGACCGGATTCCTGGGCGATGTTCGCAGCGAGATGCGCAAGGTATCGACGCCCTCCACTGCGGAGACGCGCACGACGACTGCCGTTGTCATCATCACGGTCTTCGCGTTCGCAGCATACTTCTGGGCTGTCGACTACGGCATCAACCACACGCTGAACGCCCTCATCACCAAGCTGACTCAGCGCTAGGGACCAAAAGTTTTCGCCGCACTGCGGCATAGCAGGACGATTTCGTCAGGCAAAGAAGGTAAAGATGTCCGAAGAAGTGTTGTTGCCGGAAGGCGCAAAGGCCGTGGAAGAAGAGCAGATCGCATCCGAGCATGGTGCCGAAGCCGAGGTAGTGGAAGCTGCCGGCGAGCCCGCTCCGGAGAGCAACCTGAAGTGGTACATCATCCACGCCTACAGCGGCTTTGAGCGCAAGGTGAAGGAATCTCTTGAGAGCCGCATCCGAGCTTTCGGACTTGAGCACAAGATTGGTCGCATCGAGATTCCGGTTGAACCGGTGACGGAAGTCCGTAACGGGAAGAAGTACACCATCGACCGCGTCTTCCTGCCAGGCTATGTCTTTGTCGAGATGGATCTGGACAACGATCTGTGGCACCTGGTGAAGAACACGCCCCGCGTTACGGGTTTCCTTCAGACCGGTGACACCCCCAATGCCCTGAGCGAAGCCGAAGTGAACAGCATGCTGAACCGTGCTGATGTCACGAAGGACAAGCCGAAGCTCAAGGTCAAGTTTGAGAAGGGCGAGCAGGTCCGCATTACCGAGGGACCGTTCGCAAACTTCAACGGTGCAGTGGACGATGTAAACGAAGACAAGCAGACCCTGAAGGTCATGGTCAGCATCTTCGGACGTCCGACGCCGACCGAAGTCGAATTTCAACAGGTGGAGAAGCACGTCGAGTAGCGGAAACTACCCGGCAGATCTTTCGAAAGAAAGCGTGGCTTCAACAATACGTATTACCCGTCGTGAACAGGTGGCTTCTACCCTTGCCGCGACCAAAACACTACGAGGGATAGACACATGGCACCGAAGAAAGTAACTGGATACGTCAAGCTGCAGGTGATGGCCGCCAAGGCAACACCTGCACCGCCCATCGGCCCCGCGCTCGGTCAGGCGCAGGTCAACATCATGGAGTTCTGCAAGCAGTTCAACGACCGCACGAAGGACCCGGCAATGGCCGGTCTGACGATCCCGGTTGTGATCACTGTTTATGCAGACCGTACCTTCACCTTCGTCACCAAGACGCCTCCGGCTCCTGTGCTCCTGCTGAAGGCAGCCGGCGTGGCCAAGGGTTCGGGCACACCGAACAAGACCAAGGTTGGTTCCGTGACGGAAGCTCAGATTCGCGAGATCGCAACGCAGAAGATGCCCGACCTGAATGCAGCTTCGGTTGAAGCCGCCATGAAGAGCATCCGCGGCACCGCCCGCTCCATGGGCCTCGACGTCACCGCGTAAGAATCTGCTTTTTCGAGGACGCAGGGCGCGGAGATCATCTCCGCGCCCTTTCTCTTTTCGCCAGACGTTACTGCAGCAGGGAAACCGCCACCGCCGTCATCGCTACAACGCCTGTCTCAATTGCCGGTCTATAGTCAGGCGCGAATAGCGGCGAGTGGATGTCCGGCATCGCCTTCCCTGCCTTCACCGCGTTTGCCAGCGCCACAGGATCGCCCGCACCCAGGCGGAAGAATGTCATCGGGATCTTGTACCCATCCGTCAGGTAGCCCACATCTTCACTTCCCATGACCGCCGCCTGCGGCAGCACCTTGTCTGCACCCAGCGCAGCCGCCGCAGCCTTCCGCACACGCTCCGTCAGAGCAGCATCATTCACCGTCGCTTCGGTCGCCTCCGGGTGCGTGATGGTGGGCATCTTGTCTGCAGGCAGACCGTAAGCCACCGCCACGGCGTTCGCCGCATTGCGAATGCCCTCCAGCAACTTCTGCCGAGTGGCTTCGTCATAACTCCGAATCGTCAGGCCCAGCGTGGCCTCTGGCGGAATGATATTGTTCTTCGTGCCCGCATGAAACGTACCCACCGTGATCACACCCGGAGACTGCGGTGAGATCTGGCGGCTCACCACTCCCTGCACCAGGTCGATAAACTCGGCGCCCATGTAGATCGGGTCCTTCGAGTTCTGGGGCTGAGAGCCATGCGCTCCCGCTCCGTGGAAGACGATCGTCACGGAGTCGGCGCTCGCCATCATCGGGCCCGAGCTGATGCCCACCGACCCCGCAGGAATGTTCCCGAAATCATGCATGCCGACCACGTAGTTCGGTCGTGGAAAGCGTGTGTACAGGCCGTCGTCCATCATCGCCTTCGCGCCCTGGATGACCTCTTCCGCCGGCTGAGCCACCATCATCACCGTGCCGTGCCAGTCTTTCCTGTGCTGCGCCAGTTCCGTGGCAACACCCAGGAAAGCGGACATATGAACGTCATGCCCGCAGGCGTGCATCACGCCCACATCATCACCCTGTGGAGTTCTCCCGCGAACCTTGCTGGCATAGGTCAACCCCGTCTCTTCCGTCACCGGCAACGCGTCCATATCGGTACGAATCAGGACGGTTGGGCCCACGCCATTCTTTAGCAGGCCGACGACTCCAAAGGCGCTCACGCCATCCGCATACTTGCCGACATGATCGGTAACGTCAAAGCCCAGGCGCTTCAACTCGCTTGCTATAAACGCAGAAGTCTTCTGTTCCTGTCGTGACAACTCGGGCGCGGCATGCAGCGCAAGGTAGGTCTTCTCGAGCGCAGGCATCTGCGCATCCACCTCATGGTGCAGCGTATCAGGAGAAATCTGTGCCATCGCGGGCGAGGCCACCGCGGCAAGCAGGACAAGCGAAGGGAGTCTCATGGCGCGAGTATATGCGACAAGGACTCGACCTTCGCGGCCCGCTTCGAGGGCTAGACTGCGCTGGGCAGCGACTTCTGTGCCGGCATCAGCGCCAGCTTGAGCTCATCCGCCAGTGTACCGAGCGGGTTGTTGATCGTCTTCTTCACGATGGTCATCAACGACTCACCCCGCTTCTGCATCAGGTAAGCCGCCGTTACGCCCGCAACCAGCGTGGCGAGAAATACAAAGCGCTGAATCTTCATCGGTCTGTTCCTCCAGGTCCGTCCCCTGTGTGGACGCCGCGTATCCGGCATGGGTTGGATTACCGGCCACATTCGGCACGGATCGACTAGCGGCCGCGCAGACGGTTGATGTCTCGCCTGTCGCGCTTTGACGGCCGACCTGCCGTATCCACATCAGCCCAGGGGCTGTTCTTGCGCAGTTCCTCTTCCTTCTTCCGAGCGGCCGTGCTGGCCTCGGTCTCGCGATAGAGCGTCTGCGCAACGGCAGCGGGCCCTCGCACATCACTCAGTGCCAGCACGTCGACGACGTACGTTCCGCTGTCGTTCGTGAGTGTGACGGCGTCTCCCACCTTCACATCGCGCGAGGGCTTCGCAGGCAGGTCCCGCAGCTTTACCCGGCCCAGTTCACACGCCTTCACGGCCAGCGCGCGTGTCTTATAGAAGCGCGAGGCCCACAGCCATTTATCGATTCGGACAGCATCCATCGTGCTCGATCATACTGCTCGGATTCCCTGCCCTGCTACCATCGCTTCATCCTTGCATGAGCACCTACCCCGTAGCCTTTGCCGTCTTCTGCGCAGCGTTTGCGCTGGTCACGATTGCCGGATTTCTCGCAGCACGCTGGCGACGCCCGACAGGCGGCATGCATTCGCTTGAGGAATGGGGGTTAGGTGGCCGTAGCTTCGGCACGGTCATCACCTGGTTCCTGCTGGGCGGCGATGTGTATACGGCATACACCGTGATCGCGGTGCCTGCAGCGCTTTACGGCGCGGGCGCCATGGGCTTCTTCGCCGTGCCGTACACCATTCTGATTTACCCCTACATGATGGTTGTTCTGCCGCGCCTCTGGAAGACCTGCCACAGGCACGGCTACGTTACCTTTGCTGACCTGGCGCGCGGTCGCTTCGGATTTCGACCGCTTACTGTCGCGATCGCTTTGACCGGCATCTTGGCATTGATGCCCTACATTGCTCTGCAGCTTGTCGGCATGAAGGTCGCGCTCGCCGCCATGGGCCTCGAGGGCGAGTGGCCGTTGATCATCGCCTTCGTCATCCTGGCGGTCTATACCTACTCCGCAGGGCTGCGGGCACCGGCGATCATCGCCGTCATCAAAGACCTGATGCTTTACATCATGGTCTTCGCCGCGATCATCCTTCTGCCCGCGAAACTTGGCGGATTCGCGCATGTCTTTGCCATCGCGAAAGCAGCATTGCCAACCCACACGCCGGCGGGCTCCACGCTGCTGAAGGCCGGGCAGTCGCTGCCCTACGCCACGCTCGCCATCGGCTCTGCTCTGGCACTGATTCTGTACCCGCACACGGCGACGGCAACGCTGTCCTC is a genomic window containing:
- the secE gene encoding preprotein translocase subunit SecE, which codes for MAKAIAVADETGVDRARGQWDKLTGFLGDVRSEMRKVSTPSTAETRTTTAVVIITVFAFAAYFWAVDYGINHTLNALITKLTQR
- the nusG gene encoding transcription termination/antitermination protein NusG; translation: MSEEVLLPEGAKAVEEEQIASEHGAEAEVVEAAGEPAPESNLKWYIIHAYSGFERKVKESLESRIRAFGLEHKIGRIEIPVEPVTEVRNGKKYTIDRVFLPGYVFVEMDLDNDLWHLVKNTPRVTGFLQTGDTPNALSEAEVNSMLNRADVTKDKPKLKVKFEKGEQVRITEGPFANFNGAVDDVNEDKQTLKVMVSIFGRPTPTEVEFQQVEKHVE
- the rplK gene encoding 50S ribosomal protein L11, with product MAPKKVTGYVKLQVMAAKATPAPPIGPALGQAQVNIMEFCKQFNDRTKDPAMAGLTIPVVITVYADRTFTFVTKTPPAPVLLLKAAGVAKGSGTPNKTKVGSVTEAQIREIATQKMPDLNAASVEAAMKSIRGTARSMGLDVTA
- a CDS encoding amidohydrolase, whose product is MRLPSLVLLAAVASPAMAQISPDTLHHEVDAQMPALEKTYLALHAAPELSRQEQKTSAFIASELKRLGFDVTDHVGKYADGVSAFGVVGLLKNGVGPTVLIRTDMDALPVTEETGLTYASKVRGRTPQGDDVGVMHACGHDVHMSAFLGVATELAQHRKDWHGTVMMVAQPAEEVIQGAKAMMDDGLYTRFPRPNYVVGMHDFGNIPAGSVGISSGPMMASADSVTIVFHGAGAHGSQPQNSKDPIYMGAEFIDLVQGVVSRQISPQSPGVITVGTFHAGTKNNIIPPEATLGLTIRSYDEATRQKLLEGIRNAANAVAVAYGLPADKMPTITHPEATEATVNDAALTERVRKAAAAALGADKVLPQAAVMGSEDVGYLTDGYKIPMTFFRLGAGDPVALANAVKAGKAMPDIHSPLFAPDYRPAIETGVVAMTAVAVSLLQ
- a CDS encoding RNA-binding S4 domain-containing protein, whose product is MDAVRIDKWLWASRFYKTRALAVKACELGRVKLRDLPAKPSRDVKVGDAVTLTNDSGTYVVDVLALSDVRGPAAVAQTLYRETEASTAARKKEEELRKNSPWADVDTAGRPSKRDRRDINRLRGR
- the mctP gene encoding monocarboxylate uptake permease MctP, whose amino-acid sequence is MSTYPVAFAVFCAAFALVTIAGFLAARWRRPTGGMHSLEEWGLGGRSFGTVITWFLLGGDVYTAYTVIAVPAALYGAGAMGFFAVPYTILIYPYMMVVLPRLWKTCHRHGYVTFADLARGRFGFRPLTVAIALTGILALMPYIALQLVGMKVALAAMGLEGEWPLIIAFVILAVYTYSAGLRAPAIIAVIKDLMLYIMVFAAIILLPAKLGGFAHVFAIAKAALPTHTPAGSTLLKAGQSLPYATLAIGSALALILYPHTATATLSSSGPQTLRRNAALLPAYTLMLGLLALLGYVAIAAGVVSPDKSEVIPLLFLKMFPEWFAGFCLAAVAVGALVPAAIMSIAAANLFTRNLWGEFVRTPLTPAKEAAQAKIVSLVVKFGALAFVLETPGSYAIEMQLLGGIWITQLFPAVVCGAFLRRRLHPWAVFTGWAAGMICGSAMAIALEFKGSGVYPMHVFGQTWAMYAAIPALLLNLLCSFGLSPVFESIRAFPEHIESVIAI